Proteins from one Parvibaculum lavamentivorans DS-1 genomic window:
- a CDS encoding amino acid ABC transporter substrate-binding protein — protein sequence MKNPVVALIVGILIGVGGLYFFLPYDPLTLGRGSAGADASLQAEDGERIAAGDTLRRVRQRGFIQCGVSQGLPGFSNPDERGRWSGIDVDFCRAIAAAIFGNPDQVRFRPLSAKDRFTALQSGEIDILSRNTTWTMSRDTQLGFNFVGVTYYDGQSFMVRKAAGIKTTADLAGATICTETGTTTELNLADYFRSRGLSYRVLSFEKNDEAIVAYDRGRCDAYTTDASGLYATRLKLADPDANTILSEIISKEPLGPAVRQGDPQWEDIARWTLNALLEAEEFGITSANINEMLESDNPRVKRLLGREGAYGGSVGLDANWAANAIRAVGNYGEMFERNVGKNTPLGIERGLNAQWTDGGLQYAPPVR from the coding sequence ATGAAGAATCCCGTGGTCGCGCTCATCGTGGGCATCCTGATCGGTGTCGGCGGCCTGTATTTCTTTTTGCCTTACGACCCGCTGACGCTGGGCAGGGGGTCTGCCGGTGCGGATGCTTCGCTCCAGGCCGAGGATGGCGAACGCATCGCGGCCGGGGACACGCTGCGGCGGGTGCGGCAGCGCGGTTTCATTCAGTGCGGCGTGAGCCAGGGGCTGCCCGGCTTTTCAAACCCTGATGAGCGTGGGCGCTGGTCCGGTATCGATGTGGATTTCTGCCGGGCCATCGCGGCGGCGATTTTCGGCAACCCCGACCAGGTTCGCTTCCGGCCGCTTTCTGCGAAGGACCGTTTCACGGCGCTGCAGTCGGGCGAGATCGATATTCTGTCGCGCAACACGACATGGACCATGTCGCGCGATACGCAGCTCGGCTTTAACTTCGTCGGCGTGACCTACTACGACGGTCAATCCTTCATGGTGCGCAAGGCTGCCGGGATAAAGACGACGGCAGATCTCGCCGGGGCGACGATCTGCACGGAAACGGGCACGACGACGGAACTCAATCTTGCCGATTATTTTCGCAGCCGCGGGCTCAGCTACCGGGTTCTTTCTTTCGAGAAGAACGACGAGGCGATCGTTGCCTATGATCGGGGGCGGTGCGACGCCTATACGACCGATGCTTCCGGCCTTTATGCCACACGGCTGAAGCTCGCCGACCCCGACGCCAACACAATCCTTTCGGAGATTATCTCGAAGGAACCTCTTGGCCCCGCAGTGCGGCAGGGCGATCCGCAATGGGAAGATATTGCGCGCTGGACACTGAATGCGCTGCTTGAGGCGGAAGAATTCGGCATCACGTCCGCGAATATCAACGAAATGCTCGAGAGCGACAATCCGCGCGTGAAGCGGCTGCTTGGCCGGGAAGGGGCTTATGGCGGCTCGGTCGGGCTCGATGCCAACTGGGCAGCAAATGCAATCCGGGCAGTCGGGAACTACGGCGAGATGTTTGAGCGCAATGTGGGCAAGAATACGCCGCTTGGCATTGAACGCGGACTGAATGCGCAATGGACGGATGGCGGGCTGCAATATGCGCCGCCGGTGCGATAA